A window from Podospora bellae-mahoneyi strain CBS 112042 chromosome 1 map unlocalized CBS112042p_1, whole genome shotgun sequence encodes these proteins:
- a CDS encoding uncharacterized protein (COG:I; EggNog:ENOG503NV8E), translating into MSGPGVGFEYPSREVSWLKRDALLFANSIGCTSEELHFLYELDPNFAVFPTYPVILMFKETHPEVVDFYAAQKSVTIPGVPAFDPTRVVDGQRLLEFLKPLPTSSAGRKFEVRTKVLGVYDKGKPGTVVETQTDLVDAEKNESYARVTTSSFYVGQGNWGGPKGPATVNFPPPEGKKPDLVLENQTTNETPLLYRLNGDYNPLHAHPEPGAKMGFGGVIIHGLYSWNWACHGLLQHLGGSNPANFKEYQARFASPVRPGDKLILEAWKTGEFKGEWEEIRFLVKNSHGKVVLSNGRALIKTGAKGKL; encoded by the exons ATGTCTGGCCCTGGTGTTGGTTTCGAGTATCCCTCTCGCGAGGTGAGCTGGCTCAAGCGTGATGCTCTCCTCTTTGCCAACTCGATTGGCTGCACCTCGGAGGAGCTTCACTTCCTCTAC GAGCTCGACCCCAACTTCGCTGTTTTCCCCACCTACCCTGTCATTCTCA TGTTCAAGGAGACGCACCCCGAAGTAGTCGACTTCTACGCCGCCCAAAAGTCCGTCACCATCCCCGGCGTCCCCGCCTTCGACCCCACCCGCGTCGTCGACGGCCAGCGCCTCCTCGAGTTCCTCAAGCCCCTccctacctcctccgccggccGGAAATTCGAGGTCCGCACCAAGGTCCTCGGTGTCTACGACAAGGGCAAGCCCGGAACCGTCGTCGAGACCCAGACCGACCTCGTCGACGCCGAGAAGAACGAGTCTTACGCTCGCGTTaccacctcttccttctATGTTGGCCAGGGCAACTGGGGCGGTCCCAAGGGCCCTGCCACCGTCaacttcccccctcccgaGGGCAAGAAGCCCGACCTGGTGCTTGAGAACCAGACCACCAACGAAACCCCGTTGCTGTACAGACTCAATGGCGACTACAATCCCCTCCATGCCCACCCGGAGCCTGGTGCCAAGATGGGCTTCGGTGGTGTGATCATCCACGGCTTGTACTCGTGGAACTGGGCGTGCCATGGCTTGCTGCAGCACCTCGGTGGCAGCAACCCTGCCAACTTCAAGGAGTACCAGGCTAGATTTGCATCCCCGGTTAGACCCGGTGACAAGCTCATTTTGGAGGCGTGGAAGACTGGCGAGTTCAAGGgcgagtgggaggagatCAGGTTCTTGGTGAAGAACAGCCACGGCAAGGTTGTGCTGAGCAACGGCCGGGCGCTCATCAAGACTGGCGCCAAGGGCAAGTTGTAA